From Halapricum desulfuricans, a single genomic window includes:
- a CDS encoding NAD(P) transhydrogenase subunit alpha, translated as MTFVENLTLFVLSAFIGYEVITKIPTNLHTPLMSGANAISGITLLGSVVVAGQGETTLATALGFLAVVMATINVVGGYLVSHFMLSEFSQGGR; from the coding sequence GTGACGTTCGTCGAGAACCTGACGCTGTTCGTGCTTTCGGCGTTTATCGGCTACGAGGTCATCACGAAGATCCCGACGAACCTGCACACGCCGCTGATGTCCGGGGCCAACGCTATCTCCGGGATCACCCTGCTGGGGTCGGTCGTGGTCGCCGGCCAGGGCGAGACGACTCTGGCGACGGCGCTTGGCTTCCTCGCAGTCGTCATGGCGACGATCAACGTCGTCGGCGGCTATCTGGTGAGTCACTTTATGCTGAGCGAGTTCAGCCAGGGGGGGCGGTAA
- a CDS encoding DUF7126 family protein: MHVIVAGADTEGIASAIEEAGHDVAAIDVANQSALDDAGIERAGALVLTDVSQATAVPIAKERNPDVRTVVYARESLPEFVRGQVDLAVDPELLDPNTVAEELEQ; encoded by the coding sequence ATGCACGTTATCGTCGCCGGAGCCGACACCGAGGGGATCGCGTCCGCGATAGAGGAAGCGGGTCACGACGTTGCAGCCATCGACGTCGCGAACCAGTCAGCACTCGACGACGCCGGGATCGAACGCGCCGGCGCGCTGGTACTGACTGACGTGTCCCAGGCGACCGCCGTCCCGATCGCCAAAGAACGGAATCCGGACGTGCGGACAGTCGTCTACGCGCGCGAATCGCTGCCGGAGTTCGTCCGCGGACAGGTCGATCTCGCAGTCGATCCCGAACTGCTCGACCCCAACACCGTCGCCGAGGAACTGGAGCAGTAG
- a CDS encoding ammonium transporter → MIESIPLQVEPSAITDAINNTWILTVSFLIFFMHAGFAMLEAGQVRAKNVANQLTKNLLTWSVGVTVFFFIGAGISGLVGGSPFTESLPYLADDASGYIGWLYGAVFAMTAATIVSGAVAGRARLRAYVTYTFLLAAIIYPVVTGITWAGAYLQIGDAVFHDFAGGMIVHGMGGIAGLTAAWILGPRMDRYDADGTANVIPGHSMTFAVLGTLMLAFGWYGFNVGTAAAMYETEAGMMAYNGAVLGRVAMGTTIAMAAGAMGAGLVAWLRTGKVDTLYVANGLLAGLVGITAIPDTTHYLGALLIGGLAGAQLPIVFSFVEKRLKIDDVCAVFPVHGSAGILGTLAFPFVHYDLGVPLAEAALTQFVGVVVIAGWTVGATAVVWYALKATGQARVTPEHERDGLDLSEHGVDTYPEFGDEEGVVADGGRVRTDGGRVKTDGTVATTDGDAE, encoded by the coding sequence ATGATCGAATCAATACCACTGCAGGTCGAACCGAGCGCGATTACCGACGCCATCAACAACACGTGGATCCTGACGGTCTCGTTCCTGATCTTCTTCATGCACGCCGGCTTCGCGATGCTGGAGGCGGGTCAGGTACGGGCGAAAAACGTCGCCAACCAGTTGACGAAGAACTTGCTGACCTGGAGCGTCGGCGTCACGGTGTTCTTCTTCATCGGAGCTGGCATCTCCGGGCTCGTCGGCGGCAGTCCGTTCACCGAATCGCTGCCGTACCTTGCCGACGACGCCAGCGGATACATCGGCTGGCTGTACGGCGCGGTCTTCGCGATGACGGCGGCGACGATTGTCTCCGGGGCGGTCGCCGGCCGCGCGAGGCTGCGCGCGTACGTCACCTACACGTTCCTGCTGGCGGCGATCATCTACCCCGTCGTCACGGGGATCACCTGGGCCGGCGCGTACCTCCAGATCGGGGACGCCGTGTTCCACGACTTCGCCGGCGGGATGATCGTCCACGGGATGGGCGGTATCGCCGGTCTCACCGCGGCGTGGATCCTCGGACCACGCATGGATCGCTACGACGCCGACGGAACGGCGAACGTCATCCCCGGTCACTCGATGACCTTCGCGGTGCTCGGGACGCTAATGTTGGCCTTTGGCTGGTACGGGTTCAACGTCGGCACGGCCGCGGCGATGTACGAGACCGAAGCGGGAATGATGGCGTACAACGGCGCGGTGCTCGGACGGGTCGCGATGGGAACGACCATCGCGATGGCCGCCGGCGCGATGGGCGCGGGACTCGTCGCGTGGCTCCGCACCGGGAAGGTCGATACGCTGTACGTCGCGAACGGCCTGCTAGCCGGGCTGGTCGGGATCACTGCCATTCCGGACACGACGCACTACCTCGGTGCGCTCCTGATCGGCGGACTCGCGGGCGCACAGCTCCCGATCGTCTTCAGCTTCGTCGAAAAGCGACTGAAGATCGACGACGTGTGTGCAGTGTTCCCAGTTCACGGAAGTGCCGGTATCCTCGGCACGCTCGCGTTCCCGTTCGTCCACTACGATCTGGGCGTCCCGCTCGCGGAAGCGGCGCTCACCCAGTTCGTCGGCGTCGTCGTGATCGCAGGCTGGACGGTCGGCGCGACGGCCGTCGTCTGGTACGCGCTGAAAGCCACGGGTCAGGCTCGCGTCACGCCCGAACACGAGCGTGACGGGCTAGATCTCTCCGAACACGGCGTCGATACCTACCCCGAATTCGGCGACGAGGAAGGCGTCGTCGCCGACGGCGGCCGCGTCCGTACCGACGGCGGCAGAGTCAAGACCGACGGCACCGTCGCAACCACGGACGGTGATGCAGAATGA
- a CDS encoding mechanosensitive ion channel family protein: MFRVLQQGVPTSLSEFTSQYGDLLVSFAVTVLSFVVTFLILYLVGKPVLVRATKRALNEREFSQSIVSLGSSLAGTIAVFGAVAIAAVVAGFPIILSAFATIFAALALGFAFAASDIVENFIAGIFIIKDKPFEVGDYIEWDGNGGVVREINLRVSKLDTWDNEQVTVPNGDLANGTVTNLVANETRRVTFDFGIEYDASIEDARSIILEEASKIDGVLDDPEPSAPVTGLGDSAVILNGRVWINPQETGAGGVKHKLVENVKRRFDEEDIGMPYPYTELTGSIEVREQNGEGAVADD; this comes from the coding sequence ATGTTCAGGGTACTACAACAAGGTGTGCCGACCAGCCTTAGCGAATTTACGAGCCAGTACGGCGACTTGCTCGTTTCCTTTGCGGTCACTGTACTGTCCTTCGTCGTCACGTTCCTGATACTGTATCTCGTCGGGAAACCAGTGCTCGTGCGCGCGACCAAGCGGGCGCTCAACGAGCGGGAGTTCTCGCAGTCGATCGTGAGCCTCGGGTCGAGTCTCGCCGGGACGATCGCCGTCTTCGGCGCGGTCGCCATCGCCGCGGTCGTCGCCGGATTCCCGATAATCCTCTCGGCGTTCGCGACGATCTTCGCCGCCCTGGCACTCGGGTTCGCATTCGCCGCGAGCGACATCGTCGAGAACTTCATCGCCGGGATCTTCATCATCAAAGACAAACCGTTCGAGGTCGGCGACTACATCGAGTGGGACGGCAACGGCGGTGTCGTCCGCGAGATCAACCTGCGCGTGTCGAAACTCGATACGTGGGACAACGAGCAGGTCACCGTCCCGAACGGTGATCTGGCGAACGGCACCGTCACCAACCTCGTCGCGAACGAGACGCGGCGAGTTACCTTCGACTTCGGGATCGAGTACGACGCGAGCATCGAAGACGCCCGATCGATCATCCTCGAGGAAGCCAGCAAAATCGACGGCGTGCTCGACGATCCGGAACCGTCGGCCCCGGTCACCGGGCTCGGCGATTCCGCGGTCATCCTCAACGGTCGCGTGTGGATCAACCCACAGGAGACGGGTGCCGGCGGCGTCAAGCACAAACTCGTCGAGAACGTGAAACGCCGATTCGACGAAGAGGATATCGGGATGCCGTATCCCTACACGGAACTCACCGGCTCCATCGAAGTCCGAGAACAGAACGGCGAAGGAGCCGTCGCCGACGACTGA
- a CDS encoding DUF7556 family protein — protein sequence MSQETDAVAAVAEDAEVMASVETGPAGETFILADITRDDAYVTAPLEDAAALPEWR from the coding sequence ATGTCGCAGGAGACGGACGCGGTCGCGGCCGTTGCTGAGGACGCCGAGGTCATGGCCTCGGTCGAAACCGGCCCCGCTGGCGAGACGTTCATCCTCGCCGACATCACTCGCGACGACGCGTACGTAACAGCCCCGCTCGAGGACGCTGCGGCGCTCCCCGAGTGGCGGTAG
- a CDS encoding DUF3592 domain-containing protein, translating to MVELLALVGLPFLLVGGLVLQYGSRLGLGLYRRHRQTRTVEADIREVSITEIEDGVFEPTVRFRYEFDGETYDSTIVREGTQPPSGSREVAESFLSDYEEGETVTATLLTSMPGQAVLERSTNSWPYVVAVVGTLLGAVFTVLGGGIVVVGIAG from the coding sequence ATGGTCGAGTTGCTCGCCCTCGTGGGGTTGCCCTTCCTGCTCGTCGGCGGGCTGGTTCTGCAGTACGGCAGTCGGCTGGGGCTTGGTCTCTATCGTCGACACCGACAGACCCGAACCGTCGAAGCCGACATCCGGGAGGTATCGATAACTGAGATCGAGGACGGCGTCTTCGAGCCGACTGTCCGGTTTCGCTACGAGTTCGACGGCGAGACCTACGACTCGACGATCGTTCGGGAGGGGACACAGCCGCCCTCGGGGAGCCGCGAGGTCGCCGAGTCGTTCCTTTCGGACTACGAGGAAGGCGAGACTGTAACGGCGACGCTGTTGACGAGCATGCCGGGCCAGGCCGTCCTGGAGCGGTCGACGAACTCCTGGCCGTACGTCGTCGCGGTCGTCGGCACGCTGCTCGGTGCGGTCTTTACCGTCCTTGGGGGCGGGATCGTCGTCGTGGGGATTGCAGGTTAG
- the guaA gene encoding glutamine-hydrolyzing GMP synthase — MVDVDSFIDEKIEEISEAIGDAEAIIALSGGVDSSTAAALAYEAVGDQLHPVYVDTGLMRKGETEQIRETFAYMDSLQVVDAKDRFLGELEGVTDPEEKRHAIGEQFIREFETVAREVDADYLVQGTIYPDRIESEGTIKSHHNVGGLPEHIDFEGIVEPMRDLYKDEVREVARELDLEEIISERMPFPGPGLAVRIIGEVTEEKLAVAREANHVVEEELEEYEPWQALAAVIGKATGVKGDNRVHGWVVSVRSVESRDGMTARAQEIDWETLQRIQSRITGSHENVARVVYDVTHKPPATIEYE, encoded by the coding sequence ATGGTCGACGTCGATTCGTTCATCGACGAGAAGATCGAGGAGATTAGCGAGGCGATCGGCGACGCCGAAGCGATCATCGCACTGTCGGGCGGGGTCGACTCCTCGACGGCGGCCGCGCTGGCCTACGAAGCCGTCGGCGACCAACTCCACCCGGTCTACGTCGACACCGGCCTCATGCGAAAGGGCGAGACCGAGCAGATCCGCGAGACGTTCGCGTATATGGACAGTCTGCAGGTCGTCGACGCGAAAGACCGGTTCCTCGGAGAATTGGAGGGGGTCACCGATCCAGAGGAGAAACGCCACGCTATCGGCGAGCAGTTCATCCGCGAGTTCGAGACCGTCGCTCGCGAGGTCGACGCCGACTATCTCGTGCAGGGGACGATCTACCCCGATCGCATCGAGAGCGAGGGGACGATCAAATCCCACCACAACGTCGGCGGCCTGCCCGAGCACATCGACTTCGAGGGGATCGTCGAACCGATGCGGGACCTCTACAAGGATGAGGTCCGGGAAGTCGCCCGCGAACTCGATCTAGAAGAGATCATCTCCGAGCGGATGCCCTTCCCCGGACCCGGGCTCGCAGTGCGAATCATCGGCGAGGTCACCGAGGAGAAACTGGCAGTCGCCCGGGAGGCCAACCACGTCGTCGAGGAAGAACTCGAGGAGTACGAGCCCTGGCAGGCCCTGGCAGCCGTGATCGGCAAGGCGACGGGCGTCAAAGGCGACAACCGCGTCCACGGCTGGGTCGTGTCGGTGCGATCGGTCGAGTCCCGCGACGGGATGACCGCCCGCGCACAGGAGATCGACTGGGAAACCCTCCAGCGGATCCAGTCCCGAATTACCGGCTCACACGAAAACGTCGCACGCGTCGTCTACGACGTGACCCACAAGCCGCCCGCGACCATCGAGTACGAGTGA
- the dapA gene encoding 4-hydroxy-tetrahydrodipicolinate synthase has product MTTHLFEGVYPAMVTPFETDGSIDFDQLQADAQRLEAAGVDGLVPVGSTGESATLSHDEHVEVVEAVIDAVEDVPVIAGTGSNNTREALELSQRAADAGADALLLISPYYNKPEQQGLLEHYRTLADEVDAPQIVYNVPSRTGRNVDPDTAVELASHPNIAAFKAASGDMGQISEIIERTRDEEFAVLSGDDGMTLPMLSAGADGCVSVVANVEPERTCAMVGAALSGDYEFARDLHHELGELTRRLFVETNPIPIKEAMHIRGHGTPYLRSPLTRLSEPHREALEAELDRLAEADIEGDYAEVER; this is encoded by the coding sequence ATGACAACCCATCTCTTCGAGGGCGTCTACCCCGCGATGGTGACGCCCTTCGAGACGGACGGAAGCATCGATTTCGATCAACTGCAGGCCGACGCCCAGCGGCTGGAAGCGGCGGGCGTCGACGGGCTCGTCCCCGTCGGCTCGACGGGCGAGTCGGCGACGCTCTCGCACGACGAACACGTCGAGGTCGTCGAGGCGGTCATCGACGCCGTCGAGGACGTCCCCGTGATCGCCGGCACCGGGAGCAACAACACCCGCGAGGCGCTGGAACTCTCCCAGCGGGCGGCCGACGCCGGTGCTGACGCCCTGTTGCTCATCTCGCCGTACTACAACAAGCCCGAACAGCAGGGCCTGCTGGAACACTACCGGACGCTGGCCGACGAGGTCGACGCCCCCCAGATCGTGTACAACGTTCCCTCCCGGACGGGTCGAAACGTCGATCCCGACACCGCCGTCGAGTTGGCTAGTCATCCCAATATCGCGGCGTTCAAGGCTGCCAGTGGTGATATGGGCCAGATCAGCGAGATCATCGAGCGGACCCGCGACGAGGAGTTCGCAGTGCTGTCCGGCGACGACGGGATGACGCTGCCGATGCTGTCGGCCGGCGCGGACGGCTGTGTCTCGGTGGTCGCCAACGTCGAACCCGAGCGGACCTGCGCGATGGTCGGGGCGGCCCTCTCCGGCGATTACGAGTTCGCCCGGGACCTGCATCACGAACTCGGGGAGCTGACCCGACGGCTGTTTGTCGAGACCAACCCGATCCCGATCAAGGAAGCGATGCACATCCGCGGGCACGGCACACCGTATCTCCGGTCGCCGCTGACCCGCCTTTCGGAGCCCCACAGGGAGGCCCTGGAAGCCGAACTGGACCGGCTGGCCGAGGCGGATATCGAGGGCGATTACGCGGAGGTTGAGCGATGA
- a CDS encoding Re/Si-specific NAD(P)(+) transhydrogenase subunit alpha, whose protein sequence is MIIGVPSEVGEEDRVALVPPVAAELIEDGHEVIVETGAGEDAGWADNEYESVGCTVLDDRAAVFEDATVILQVEALGNHEDPDLERYREGQIVVGMLGPYEVNDEQLETLADRGVSAFALELIPRISRAQSMDALSSQASLAGYKSCLLAAEELPKMFPMEMTAAGTIQPADVFVIGAGVAGLKAIATAERLGASVKAYDIRLEAKRDVESLGAEFVELDLETEGSGDEEGYAREMDEEFYAAQREQMEQVVPESDVLITTAAIPGAPAPELVSTEMIEAMDDGSVVVDLSAATGGNCEPTVPGETIEHDGVTVHGPTDLPSQISHTASQQYANNVANFLENFLEEGEPAFDFEDEIIESTLLVHDGTVRNPHKDDGDADADEDDADETDTDSNGDTEEVSEA, encoded by the coding sequence GTGATCATCGGCGTCCCGAGCGAGGTCGGCGAGGAGGATCGTGTCGCGCTCGTGCCGCCGGTCGCGGCGGAGCTAATCGAAGACGGACACGAAGTCATCGTCGAGACCGGCGCCGGGGAAGATGCCGGCTGGGCCGACAACGAGTACGAGTCGGTCGGCTGTACAGTCCTCGACGATCGGGCAGCGGTCTTCGAGGACGCGACAGTGATCCTGCAGGTGGAAGCGCTTGGGAACCACGAAGACCCTGACCTGGAGCGCTACCGCGAGGGGCAGATCGTCGTCGGGATGCTCGGCCCCTACGAGGTCAACGACGAGCAGCTCGAAACGTTGGCCGACCGGGGCGTGAGCGCGTTCGCGCTGGAGCTCATCCCGCGGATCAGCCGCGCCCAGAGCATGGACGCGCTGTCCTCGCAAGCCAGCCTCGCCGGCTACAAGTCCTGTCTGCTGGCCGCCGAGGAACTGCCGAAGATGTTCCCGATGGAGATGACCGCCGCCGGGACGATCCAGCCGGCGGACGTGTTCGTCATCGGGGCCGGCGTCGCCGGCCTAAAGGCCATCGCGACGGCCGAACGGCTCGGGGCGTCCGTCAAGGCCTACGATATCCGCCTGGAGGCCAAACGCGACGTCGAGAGCCTCGGCGCGGAGTTCGTCGAACTCGATCTGGAGACCGAGGGATCGGGCGACGAGGAAGGCTACGCCCGCGAGATGGACGAGGAGTTCTACGCGGCCCAGCGCGAGCAGATGGAGCAGGTCGTCCCCGAATCGGACGTCCTCATCACGACGGCCGCGATTCCCGGTGCGCCCGCGCCGGAGCTGGTCTCGACGGAGATGATCGAAGCGATGGACGACGGCTCGGTCGTCGTCGATCTGTCGGCCGCGACCGGCGGCAACTGCGAGCCGACCGTCCCCGGCGAGACGATCGAACACGACGGCGTGACGGTCCACGGGCCGACGGATCTGCCCTCCCAGATCAGCCACACTGCGAGCCAGCAGTACGCCAACAACGTCGCCAACTTCCTTGAGAACTTCCTCGAAGAGGGCGAGCCGGCCTTCGACTTCGAGGACGAGATCATCGAGTCGACGCTGCTCGTCCACGACGGGACGGTTCGGAATCCACATAAGGACGATGGCGATGCGGACGCCGACGAAGACGATGCCGACGAGACCGATACAGACAGCAATGGCGACACCGAGGAGGTGAGCGAGGCGTGA
- the hemB gene encoding porphobilinogen synthase: MDLTERPRRLRRDGIRGLVSETDLSASDLIAPVFVDATTDERVAIESMPGHERVPVAEAVDRVEEIRDTGVEAVIVFGIPESKDEAGTRAWAEDGVVQEAVRRIDAGTDAYVITDVCMCEYTDHGHCGILEPHAHEDPTLTVENDRTLDALGRIAVSHAEAGADMVAPSSMTDGMVGAIRESLDEAGHSAVPIMSYAAKYESAFYGPFRDAADGAPAFGDRRHYQMDPANSREAIREVELDVQQGADVLMVKPALPYLDVVRDVREHFDRPVAAYNVSGEYAMLHAAAENGWLDLEETAYESLLSIKRAGADLILTYFAEDIAARL; the protein is encoded by the coding sequence ATGGACCTCACAGAGCGCCCGCGGCGGCTCCGCCGGGACGGTATCCGGGGGCTGGTCAGCGAGACCGATCTCTCGGCCAGCGATCTGATCGCCCCGGTGTTCGTCGACGCGACGACCGACGAGCGAGTCGCGATCGAGTCGATGCCCGGCCACGAGCGCGTCCCCGTGGCGGAGGCTGTCGATCGCGTCGAAGAAATACGGGACACCGGCGTCGAGGCCGTCATCGTCTTCGGGATCCCCGAATCGAAAGACGAAGCAGGGACTCGCGCCTGGGCCGAAGACGGGGTCGTCCAGGAGGCCGTCCGGCGGATCGACGCCGGGACCGACGCCTACGTCATCACCGACGTCTGCATGTGTGAATACACCGATCACGGCCACTGTGGGATCCTCGAACCCCACGCCCACGAGGATCCGACGCTCACCGTCGAGAACGACCGGACGCTCGACGCGCTGGGGCGGATCGCCGTCTCCCACGCCGAGGCCGGGGCGGACATGGTCGCACCCTCCTCGATGACGGACGGGATGGTCGGCGCGATACGGGAATCGCTCGACGAGGCGGGTCACTCGGCGGTGCCGATCATGAGCTACGCCGCGAAATACGAGTCGGCCTTCTACGGGCCGTTCCGGGACGCCGCCGACGGCGCACCCGCCTTTGGCGACCGCCGCCACTACCAGATGGATCCCGCCAACAGCCGCGAGGCCATCCGCGAGGTCGAACTGGACGTCCAGCAAGGCGCGGACGTGTTGATGGTCAAGCCGGCACTCCCCTATCTGGACGTGGTCCGGGACGTACGCGAGCACTTCGACCGGCCCGTCGCCGCCTACAACGTCTCCGGCGAGTACGCGATGCTCCACGCGGCCGCCGAGAACGGGTGGCTGGACCTCGAAGAGACGGCCTACGAGTCGCTGCTGTCGATTAAACGTGCCGGTGCCGACCTCATTTTGACGTACTTCGCCGAGGACATAGCTGCCCGGCTGTAG
- a CDS encoding P-II family nitrogen regulator, whose translation MSETDIKMVVGMIRPDKLGDVKQALVEADAPSMTVTNVSGRGSEPAKKGQWRGEEYVVDLHQKIKIEVVVADTPVDDVIEAIRDGARTGEKGDGKIFVLPVEGATQIRTGKEGPEAV comes from the coding sequence ATGAGCGAGACTGACATCAAGATGGTCGTTGGGATGATCCGCCCCGATAAGCTCGGGGACGTGAAACAGGCGCTGGTCGAGGCCGACGCGCCCTCGATGACGGTAACGAACGTCTCCGGCCGCGGTTCGGAGCCGGCCAAGAAGGGCCAATGGCGCGGCGAAGAGTACGTCGTCGACCTCCATCAGAAGATCAAAATCGAGGTCGTCGTCGCCGATACGCCCGTCGATGACGTCATCGAGGCGATCAGAGACGGCGCACGTACCGGCGAGAAAGGCGACGGGAAGATCTTCGTCCTGCCCGTCGAAGGGGCGACCCAGATCCGTACCGGCAAGGAAGGTCCCGAGGCCGTCTGA
- a CDS encoding NAD(P)(+) transhydrogenase (Re/Si-specific) subunit beta — MAGILAQQLPEQALQFAYLVSGIMFIQGLRDMTHPRTATRGNLISSGGMFLAVAVTILWFEILTPAILAAGLLIGGVVGAYLAVAVETTEMPQLVGLFNGFGGGASAVVAGAELVDVLAGSGDLGVGLTASAAIAAIIGSVTFSGSFVASGKLHGIVGESPVSTNVGHALKVTFLGVALVAGAVLVVQPSLFGGVPTAEWVPVYWVIVAAALLLGVFLVVPIGGADMPVVISLLNSYSGLAAATTGFVLNNTVLIIAGTLVGAAGMILTIIMCESMNRSLANVFFGGLGGDDTAEEMEDIYEGQITETSPEEVTMLLETAERVVIVPGYGMAVAQAQHAVAELVDLLEDSGVDVEFGIHPVAGRMPGHMNALLAEADVPYDKMRELEEVNPTFSQTDLVIVTGANDVVNPRANEDDDSPIAGMPILNVEDARHVVVNKRSLSPGFSGIANPLFARDNTSMLFGDAKASMQSLVNEYKESNS; from the coding sequence ATGGCCGGAATCCTCGCCCAGCAGTTGCCCGAGCAGGCGCTGCAGTTCGCGTATCTGGTCTCCGGGATCATGTTCATCCAGGGCCTGCGCGATATGACCCACCCGCGGACGGCCACGCGCGGGAACCTGATCTCCTCCGGCGGGATGTTCCTGGCCGTGGCGGTCACGATACTGTGGTTCGAGATCCTCACGCCCGCGATTCTCGCGGCCGGACTGCTCATCGGCGGTGTGGTCGGTGCGTACCTCGCGGTCGCCGTCGAGACGACCGAGATGCCCCAGCTCGTCGGGCTGTTCAACGGGTTCGGGGGCGGTGCCTCGGCGGTCGTCGCCGGCGCGGAACTGGTCGACGTGCTCGCCGGCAGCGGCGACCTCGGCGTCGGGCTGACGGCGTCGGCGGCTATCGCCGCGATCATCGGGTCGGTGACGTTCTCCGGGAGCTTCGTGGCCTCGGGCAAACTCCACGGAATCGTCGGCGAGTCACCGGTCAGCACCAACGTCGGGCACGCGCTCAAGGTCACGTTCCTCGGGGTCGCCCTCGTCGCCGGTGCCGTCCTCGTCGTCCAGCCGTCGCTGTTCGGCGGCGTCCCCACGGCCGAGTGGGTGCCCGTCTACTGGGTGATCGTCGCCGCAGCCCTGCTGCTCGGCGTGTTCCTCGTAGTGCCCATCGGCGGCGCGGACATGCCAGTGGTCATCTCGCTTCTGAACTCCTACTCGGGACTGGCGGCCGCCACGACCGGGTTCGTCCTGAACAATACCGTGTTGATCATCGCCGGGACGCTCGTCGGCGCGGCGGGAATGATCCTGACGATCATCATGTGCGAGTCGATGAACCGCTCGCTGGCGAACGTCTTCTTCGGTGGCCTCGGCGGCGACGATACTGCCGAGGAGATGGAGGACATCTACGAGGGACAGATTACCGAGACCTCGCCCGAAGAGGTGACGATGCTGCTGGAGACCGCCGAGCGCGTGGTCATCGTCCCCGGATACGGGATGGCCGTCGCCCAGGCCCAGCACGCCGTCGCCGAACTCGTCGATCTGCTGGAGGACAGCGGCGTCGACGTCGAGTTCGGCATCCACCCGGTCGCGGGACGGATGCCCGGCCACATGAACGCCCTGCTAGCCGAGGCCGACGTGCCCTACGACAAGATGCGGGAACTCGAGGAGGTCAACCCGACCTTCTCCCAGACGGATCTGGTGATCGTCACCGGGGCCAACGACGTCGTCAACCCGCGGGCCAACGAGGACGACGACAGCCCGATCGCGGGCATGCCGATCCTCAACGTCGAGGATGCCCGCCACGTCGTCGTCAACAAGCGCAGCCTCAGTCCCGGGTTCTCCGGGATCGCCAACCCGCTGTTCGCTCGCGACAACACGAGTATGCTCTTTGGCGACGCCAAGGCGTCGATGCAGTCGCTGGTCAACGAGTACAAGGAATCGAACTCGTAG
- a CDS encoding Lrp/AsnC family transcriptional regulator: MTSTDADADLPSELDDDDRAVLEARIRDARIDAGEIAAEAGIAADRVEAKLARLEDGGVIDGYSARLDYDALGRDVTVLFRLSVADDGALERLRSDPRLVAIYAVTGGDDAVAIGKFSDTDTLNEAATELLTDDGVRSLTVTVVRDVLREFDPTALIDADRD; this comes from the coding sequence ATGACATCGACCGACGCCGACGCCGATCTACCGTCGGAGCTCGACGACGACGACCGCGCAGTACTGGAAGCCCGGATTCGGGACGCTCGGATCGACGCCGGCGAGATCGCCGCTGAAGCGGGGATCGCCGCGGACCGCGTCGAGGCGAAACTCGCGCGTCTCGAAGACGGCGGCGTGATCGACGGCTACAGTGCGCGTCTCGATTACGACGCGCTCGGGCGGGACGTGACGGTCCTCTTCCGGCTGTCGGTCGCCGACGACGGGGCGCTCGAACGATTGCGAAGCGATCCGCGACTGGTCGCCATCTACGCCGTGACCGGCGGGGACGACGCCGTCGCGATCGGGAAGTTCAGCGATACGGACACGCTCAACGAGGCCGCGACGGAGCTGCTGACCGACGACGGGGTCCGCTCGCTGACCGTCACCGTCGTTCGGGACGTGCTCCGGGAGTTCGACCCGACGGCGCTGATCGACGCTGACCGCGACTAG